The following proteins are encoded in a genomic region of Magnolia sinica isolate HGM2019 chromosome 1, MsV1, whole genome shotgun sequence:
- the LOC131257477 gene encoding eukaryotic translation initiation factor 2 subunit alpha homolog — protein MAINGPNLECRMYEAKYPEVDMAVMIQVKNIADMGAYVSLLEYNNIEGMILFSELSRRRIRSVSSLIKVGRQEPVMVLRVDKEKGYIDLSKRRVSEEDIQACEERYNKSKLVHSIMRHVAETMQLDLEDLYIHVGWPLYRKYGHAFEAFKLIVTDPDSVLNSLTREVKEVGPDGQEVTKVVPAMSEEVKDALIKNIRRRMTPQPLKIRADVEMKCFQFDGVLHIKEAMRKAEAAGNNDCPVKIKLVAPPLYVLTTQTLEKEQGISILNNAIKACTEEIERHKGKLVLKEAPRAVSERDDKLLADHMAKLNPGNEDGEEGSEEEEDTGMGEIDLENSSMGITE, from the exons ATGGCGATCAACGGCCCTAATTTAGAGTGCCGGATGTACGAAGCCAAGTACCCGGAAGTCGACATGGCCGTGATGATCCAGGTGAAGAACATCGCGGACATGGGCGCGTACGTCTCCCTCCTCGAGTACAACAACATCGAGGGTATGATCCTATTCTCGGAGCTCTCACGCCGTCGGATCCGGAGCGTCAGcagcctcatcaaggtgggccgccaGGAGCCCGTCATGGTCCTCCGCGTGGATAAGGAGAAGGGCTACATCGATCTCAGCAAGCGCAGGGTCtccgaagaagatattcaggcgTGCGAAGAGAGGTATAACAAGAGCAAGCTCGTTCACTCAATCATGCGGCATGTTGCCGAGACGATGCAGTTGGATTTAGAG GATCTGTACATCCATGTTGGCTGGCCTTTGTACCGAAAGTATGGACATGCTTTTGAG GCATTTAAATTGATTGTAACGGATCCTGATTCAGTTCTAAATTCCCTTACTCGTGAAGTTAAGGAAGTTGGTCCTGATGGGCAAGAG GTGACCAAGGTGGTGCCTGCAATGTCGGAGGAGGTCAAAGATGCTTTGATTAAAAACATTAGGAGGCGAATGACCCCACAACCGCTGAAGATACGTGCAGATGTTGAAATGAAATGTTTTCAGTTTGATGGGGTTCTTCATATCAAG GAAGCTATGAGGAAGGCTGAAGCTGCTGGAAATAATGATTGTCCCGTGAAAATCAAATTAGTTGCTCCTCCTCTCTATGTCCTTACTACTCAGACCCTAGAAAAG GAGCAAGGCATTTCTATTCTAAACAATGCAATCAAAGCTTGCACCGAAGAGATAGAGCGACACAAGGGGAAACTTGTATTGAAGGAGGCACCTAGAGCT GTGAGTGAACGAGACGATAAGCTACTAGCTGATCACATGGCTAAGCTAAATCCTGGAAATGAGGATGGTGAGGAAGGCTCTGAAGAGGAGGAAGATACAGGGATGGGTGAAATCGATTTGGAAAACTCGTCCATGGGGATAACAGAGTGA